The following are from one region of the Silene latifolia isolate original U9 population chromosome 9, ASM4854445v1, whole genome shotgun sequence genome:
- the LOC141600766 gene encoding aspartic proteinase nepenthesin-2-like, with protein MYIEMSTARVKSIRRSRVTSLSPTEGLIRPKLNKQDFSYLVQVGIGTFMDGFPRSKTYYLQLDTGSQISWIQCEGCINCLNQVDPPFPASQSTTYLPFLCTECPPDTICRNNKCVLDIEYVDGSKVSAIAAMEVFTFASQGESNHPIKNIVFGCGFDMQNFHEGGIDKNKLSGVMGMSNGLYGFMEQTKLIFSGMFSYCLQPIFTQGSSPMYLRFGNDVLPQPIQMQVTPIYKYDGEGEYYLNLQGISVGAQRLAIRPDIFAIKSDGTGGCIIDSGTTLSWIVTGAFNVFKDAIISFIKDSNRDNNWRKMRKHETEYKLCYQRYKLPNTIVLPVITFHFENNADYVIDVKQSFYLGTSSKGRDMVCLQYFESTIDHHDGVTYLGGVQQANKRIVYDLQNSLLHFGPADCSNEN; from the exons ATGTACATTGAAATGTCTACCGCTAGAGTAAAGTCCATTAGAAGGTCACGTGTGACATCATTAAGCCCTACTGAAGGTTTAATAAGACCTAAACTAAACAAGCAAGATTTTTCATATTTAGTACAAGTAGGAATCGGCACCTTCATGGATGGGTTCCCTAGAAGCAAAACGTATTACCTACAATTGGATACTGGAAGCCAAATTTCATGGATACAATGTGAAGGGTGTATTAATTGTCTTAATCAAGTCGACCCTCCCTTCCCCGCTTCTCAATCAACAACTTATCTACCGTTTCTCTGCACAGAATGCCCACCCGACACTATATGTCGGAATAATAAGTGTGTACTTGATATAGAGTATGTTGATGGCTCCAAAGTATCGGCTATCGCGGCTATGGAAGTTTTCACTTTTGCGTCTCAAGGTGAAAGTAATCATCCCATcaaaaatattgtttttggttGTGGGTTTGATATGCAAAACTTTCATGAAG GTGGAATCGACAAAAATAAGCTTAGCGGGGTTATGGGTATGAGTAATGGCTTATATGGGTTCATGGAGCAAACAAAATTGATATTTAGTGGAATGTTTTCGTACTGTTTACAACCAATATTTACACAAGGAAGTTCGCCAATGTATCTTCGATTTGGGAACGATGTTTTACCGCAACCAATACAAATGCAGGTTACACCAATTTACAAGTATGACGGTGAAGGGGAATATTACTTGAATTTGCAGGGCATCTCCGTAGGTGCTCAAAGACTTGCAATTCGTCCAGATATTTTCGCAATAAAAAGTGACGGAACTGGTGGATGTATTATCGATTCAG GCACCACACTATCGTGGATTGTCACGGGAGCCTTTAACGTCTTCAAAGATGCTATAATATCCTTTATTAAAGATTCTAACAGAGATAATAACTGGCGAAAGATGAGGAAACATGAAACGGAATACAAACTTTGTTACCAACGTTACAAGTTGCCGAATACTATAGTCCTTCCAGTGATAACCTTCCATTTTGAAAACAATGCCGATTATGTAATTGATGTTAAACAATCGTTCTATCTCGGCACCTCAAGCAAGGGTAGAGACATGGTTTGCTTGCAATACTTTGAGAGCACTATCGATCACCATGACGGTGTCACATATTTGGGAGGTGTACAACAAGCGAATAAACGCATTGTATATGATTTACAGAATTCATTGCTTCATTTTGGGCCAGCTGATTGCTCCAACGAGAACTGA